Genomic window (Lewinellaceae bacterium):
GCAAGAAAATGGTCCCGCCCGAGGAGGTCGTTTACAAAGCCGAGGACGGCTACAAGGGCGCCCATTACGACCATTTCGGCAATTTCCTCCGTGCGATCCGAACCGGGGGAAGCGTGGTGGAAGACCCCGTATTCGGCTTCCGCGCCGCCGCACCCGCCCTGCTCTGCAACGACAGCTACTTTCAGAATAAATTCATCAACTGGAATCCGGTGGAGATGAAAGTGGTGTAATATGACGCTTGTTAGGATAGAACACGGATGACGCAGATTGAGCGGATTTACACGGATTGGCTAATGAGCTAACGGCAACCCGCGAAAACCTGTTGAATCCCTGTCGGCCCTGCCCGCCTACCTGGCAGTAAGGAGGCAGGCGTATTCTATTTCTCAAGTCCAGGATGACTCTTGTTTATCCCCCAGTATAATAATCAAAAAACACACAACCTTGAAACAAATACCGATTATTCTATTTACAGCAATTGCATCTTCCTTTGCCCTGTACTCCTGCCATTCGGGCCCGGACAAGGCGCCTGCATCTGCAGCGGAAGCCACAGCGGAAGAACCGGCGGCACCGGAATGGATCAGCCTTTTTGATGGCTCCTCCACTCAAGGATGGCGGGGCTTTAACCGGGAAACCCTGCCGGAAAACTGGGTAATCGAAGACGGCACGCTCAAATCTCAAAATGCAGGAGGCGAGGAAGGCAATGATATTGTCTACGGAGCAAAAGAGTTCGGGGATTTTGAACTATCCCTGGAATGGAAAATCTCGGAAGGCGGCAACAGCGGCATCCTCTATCATGTGCTGGAAGGGGAACAATACGAATTCCCCTACGAAACCGGGCCTGAATACCAGTTGATCGACGACATCGGGTTTCCCGAAAAAATAGAAGACTGGCAGCAGGTGGGCGCCGATTATGCCATGTATCCCGCCGACCCGGCAAAGAAGATCGTCAAAAAGGCCGGCGAGTGGAATGCCTCGCGGATTGTCTTTACCCAAGAAAAGGCCGAATACTGGCTCAACGGGCAAAAAGTTGTGGAATTCGTGCCCTGGTCAGACGACTGGACAGAGCGGCGCAATTCTGGCAAATGGGACGATTACCCCGATTACGGAAACGCAAAAAAGGGCTTGATCGCCCTGCAGGACCACGGCAGCTTCATCTGGTTCAGGAATATTAAGATCAGGGAGTTGTAGGGGGGAAGGTGTAAGTGTGTAAAAGTGTAAAGGTGAGAGTGCTCCGGAAAGTCTAGTTTGGAACTCCTGCGCCCAATAATGGGAAATTTTATTTGGACTCCACCCCCTAACACCCCGCCAGCGGGGGAAAACACACCCCTGAATCGGCGGAAATGCCCCCCGCTGGCGGGGATTTAGGGGGTGGACAAAATATTCTTCGCCATCAATAGTTTCCGGAGCACCCTCAAAGGTGTAAACGTACAGAGTGCTTCGATCCGGGGTTACATTTACACATTTAAACTTTTACACCTACACGAAACAATAGCATGGGTTGAAAAGGAAGAAGGCTGAATTACTCCTCCTCCCCCTCTTCTCCTCCAGCCGTCGAAAATGTAGTCTCCACAAAAGACCGGTTGCCGGCCTCCGACACCGTGCCGATGGCCACTTTGTATTCGGCGCCGGGCTGCAGGAAGCCATCAGGTACTGCAAAAGACTGTGCCGAGCCAGGCAACGTGGCAGCAATACTGGCATTCATTCCCTCTCCTTCGGCTTCCACCTCTACAATGTATTCCGAAACGCCCTCTACCGGGCCCCATTTGACCACCATGCCTTTGATGGGCACATCTTCAGCCTCCGGGGCTGGGTTCTGGAAAGAAGCCGTGGCCGGCAGTTGGTGGCTGAGGGTGGCCTCCGCTTTGAAGCCGCTGTCTTCGGTATCGATGCCGGTAATTTGGTAGGCGCCTTCCGGAAAGGCCTTTTCCATGCTTTCCATATCATCGGGTTCCGGAGACTCCATGACGAATTTCCGCATGCCCATGCTTTCATCGCCGTGGGAGGTGAAGTCGACGAGCATATCTCCGGCGGGGGAAACCACTTTGAGCCGAGTCAGGCCTTCATCGGCGCCGGTTACTTCGAGGACCACCTCGAAGTCGCCGTCCGTGGCGTTTTGCTCGAAGCGGATGCTGGCAGATTCAAAGGGGGCCCAGGAATCGGGTTCCGCTTCGGCTTCCGGTTGAGAGGCAGTTTCCTCAGTTGCTGGGGAACCACACTGTGCGCCCATCAGGGCAAGCATCAGGGTAAAAAACAGGATTGGC
Coding sequences:
- a CDS encoding DUF1080 domain-containing protein, which produces MPIILFTAIASSFALYSCHSGPDKAPASAAEATAEEPAAPEWISLFDGSSTQGWRGFNRETLPENWVIEDGTLKSQNAGGEEGNDIVYGAKEFGDFELSLEWKISEGGNSGILYHVLEGEQYEFPYETGPEYQLIDDIGFPEKIEDWQQVGADYAMYPADPAKKIVKKAGEWNASRIVFTQEKAEYWLNGQKVVEFVPWSDDWTERRNSGKWDDYPDYGNAKKGLIALQDHGSFIWFRNIKIREL
- a CDS encoding fibronectin type III domain-containing protein, which codes for MSKPILFFTLMLALMGAQCGSPATEETASQPEAEAEPDSWAPFESASIRFEQNATDGDFEVVLEVTGADEGLTRLKVVSPAGDMLVDFTSHGDESMGMRKFVMESPEPDDMESMEKAFPEGAYQITGIDTEDSGFKAEATLSHQLPATASFQNPAPEAEDVPIKGMVVKWGPVEGVSEYIVEVEAEGEGMNASIAATLPGSAQSFAVPDGFLQPGAEYKVAIGTVSEAGNRSFVETTFSTAGGEEGEEE